One Actinomycetospora corticicola genomic window, GTCTTCCACGACCGGGCTCCGCTCGACGCCACGCTGGACTACCTGCGGTTCGTGCTCGACGTCGCCGAGCGGGGGCGCGCGGCGGGGCTGACGCCGCTGGCCGCCGCGCAGGACACCGACCTGGGCCGCTTCGCCGACTGGCCGGACGCCGAGCGGATCGTCGGCAACCTGCACCGTGCGTACGCCGAACTCGACGGCCTCCCCCGCGGCGGAGCGATCGACGTCATGGCGGCCCTGGGCGACATGGTGACCTGGAACGGCGGCCGCCCGCTGACCTGCCTGGCCTGACGCCAGGTCCGGGGTGAGCGAGCGGCCCGTTCGCAGCATCTACGTGCGCGAGAGTGCCGTTCGCTCGTCGCGGGTGGTCGTCGTGACCGACGACCGGGCCGCCCGGATCGCGAGGACCCCGAGCCCCACGGCGCCTATCGCCTCGAACAGCTCGACCTGCAGCCCCGTGAGGACCGGCGCCTCGGGCAGCGGGACGAGCACGCCGAGCGCGGAGAGCACGAAGGCCGCGCCGATCCACCACGGCACGCCCGACCCGCGGCGCAGCAGGGCGATCCCGGTCAGGAGCACCCCGGCGACGAAGACGAGCCCGCCGACGGTCTGCAGGGTGACGAAGGCGCCCGAGGCGACGATCGACCCGTCGTCGGGAACGGCCTGGGGAATCTCCCGCGCGACGAAGCCCTCGACGACGAGGTGCGACTGCGCGGAGAGGGCGTTGCCCACGAAGTACAGCGTCAGGCCGACGACGCCGAGCACGCCGATCCGCGGCGCGAGCCACGCGGTGACGGCCGGGAGCCCGAGCATCAGCAGGATCGCGCCCCCGTAGAGCAGCAGGTAGGCGGGTGGACCGCCCGGCGCGGTGATCGACGCGGCGGAATGGGACTGTCCGTCGACGACGGGGTGCAGCATACCGCCGGCGAGCCCGGTGACCCCGGACAGGGCGAGGGCGGCGCCGCCGAGGGCGAGCAGGTGGCGGGGGGTGACGGTCATGGTGACTCCTCGGTCGTGGGTGTCCCGACCGTGCCCGCCGCCACTTGCGATCGACTTGCGGTCAGGCTCGCGCCGCCGCCAGCCACTGCGGGGCGGCCAGACGGCGGGCGAGCGCCGCGGCGGCCTCGGCGTGCGGGCGCGGGTCCTCGCCGAGGGCGGTGGCGGCGCGCGCGAGGACGAGGTCGACCGGGCCGAGGACGAGCTGGCCGTTGCCGGTCCGGACGAGCTGCCCGGCCCACGGCCGTAGCTCGTCCCGGGTCCGCCGCACCACCTCGACGTCTCCGAGGCGGCACGCCGCCAGGCACTGGAACGCGGTCTCCAGGAGCCAGGTGGCCTCCCGCGGATAGGGCGGGAGCGGCCAGAGCGCGCGGGCGTCGGCCTCGCGGCCCGCGTCGAGGTGGGCGAGCACCCGCAGCACCGCGACGTAGCCCGCCCCGCCCGCCGCCGCCACGGCTTCCAGCTCGTCGAGGACGACCGAGCAGTCCCCGGCCACGGCGGCCACCGTCGTCCGGATCCAGGTGCGGATGACGCGCCCGTTCGGGTCGCCGGACGCGGTGATGCGCGCGCTGAGCTCGTCGAACGCGCGGCGGGCGGCGTCGAGGCGGCCGTGGACGAGGTCGAGGGTCGCGGCGAAGACGGTCACCGACAGGGCGAGCACCGGGAGCTGCCCCGCGCCCGCGGTGGCGGTGGCCGCGTCGAGGTGGCCCTGTGCGGCGTCGAGCTCGCCGCGCCCGACCGCCGCGGCGGAGAGGACCAGGTGGGCGAGGGCGACGTGGTCGCCGAGGTGGGCTCCGCTCGCGACGGCGAGCATCTCCTCCCCGACCCGGCGTTGGTGGTGGGGGTCGTCGGTCGCGAACGTGTGGAAGTGCGCCACCGCCAGGGCGCGGCAGCGCAGGCGCGGGTCGTCCAGCTCGACGGCGATCGCGAGCGCCTCCTCGCCGGCGGCCCGTCCGACGTCGACGAGCCACGGCTGGGACTCGTGCGCGAGGGCCAGCAGCAGTTCCGCCCGGAGTCGCCGGTCGGACGGGTCGATCGCGTCGAGCAGCTCCCGGACACGTGCGATCGCAGCGTCCTGCTCGTCCAGCGCCGGGCGCGTGGCCCACAGCGCGACGACGTCCCAGCTCCAGGCCCACGCCTCGTCGGTGAGGTCGCCGTCGCGGCGGGCGACGGCGATCGACCGGTCACGTTCGGCCAGCGCCGCGAGGACGTCCCCGGAGGCGGCGAGGGCCCGGACCAGGGACCGATGGGTGCTCAGCCGGCTCGCGGTGTCGCCGGCGCCCAGATCGTGGGCCCGCAGCGCCGCCCGCCACCACCGGACGGCCTCCTCCACCGCGCCCGCGTCGAGGGCCGCCGTCGCCCCGGCGACCAGGTGGGGCAGGGCGCGGCCGGCCGTGGTGGTGTCGAGGGCGAGTTCCGCGTGGTGGGCGAGTGCGTGGACCCGCTCCGGGTGCCGGGTCCCGAGCGCGTCGAGCAGTGCGCGGTGCAGGCGGGCCCGGCGCAGCGGCGGCATCCGGGCGGCGACGGTGTCGCGGACGAGGGCGTGGGAGAAGCGCAGGTCGGGGTCGCTCTCGAGCAGCCCCGCCACCACCCCGGTGTCGAGGTCGTCGAGCAGCTCCTCCTCGTCCAGCGGTCCCCGGAGCGCCTCGACCCCGAGCATCAGGTCGACGTCGACCTCCCGGCCGAGCACCGCCGCCCGGGTCAGGGTGGCGACCGCCCGGGCCGGCAGCCGCGCGAGCCGCCGGCTCAGCACGTCCCCGACGCCGGCCGGCAGGTCCCGGGTCGCCACGTCGTCACCCTCGGTCCGCGCGAGGTCGCCCAGTTCCCGGAGGAAGAGCGCGTTGCCCGCGGCACGGTCGAGCAACGCCCGCCACGTACGTTCGGCGAGATCCCGCCCGGCGTGGCGGGCGAGGAGGCGACGCCCGGACTCGGGATCGAGCCCGGCCAGGCGGATCCGGTCGACGGTCTGGGCGGCGAGCAGCGCCAGGGTCGCCCGCAGGTCGTCGGACACCTCGTCGTCGCGGTAGGTCGCGACGACGAGCAGCGCCCCGTCGCCGTTCGCGACGAGGTGGCGCAGCACCTGCAGCGTCTCCCC contains:
- a CDS encoding BTAD domain-containing putative transcriptional regulator encodes the protein MLRVDVLGDVRATIDGRPLDLGGPRQRAVLGLLAAASGRIVSTDRFVEDLWAGDPPPKALGALQAYVSHLRRRLEPDRAPRTPAAVLVSAAPGYRLVLPDEQVDAWDVARLVDAARAAPAAEALTLALAARSRWTGPPFAAYADEPWAADAATRLGEVHAAAAEIAGEAALAVGRPGEVLSALDELARAEPLRESAAALLARTLAAVGRPGDASAVLRDVRTRLGEELGLDPGPAWHEAQQAVLAPVATPARRRAAPVVAAEPDDGFLGRTAELARLHRAHGTRRSRAGVVWVAAEAGTGKSALVERFAREVTGRVLRARCPEAGGAPPGWAWRELVTAATGTPPTAADPFTLAAAVAPVLAGPVTLVCEDVHGADGETLQVLRHLVANGDGALLVVATYRDDEVSDDLRATLALLAAQTVDRIRLAGLDPESGRRLLARHAGRDLAERTWRALLDRAAGNALFLRELGDLARTEGDDVATRDLPAGVGDVLSRRLARLPARAVATLTRAAVLGREVDVDLMLGVEALRGPLDEEELLDDLDTGVVAGLLESDPDLRFSHALVRDTVAARMPPLRRARLHRALLDALGTRHPERVHALAHHAELALDTTTAGRALPHLVAGATAALDAGAVEEAVRWWRAALRAHDLGAGDTASRLSTHRSLVRALAASGDVLAALAERDRSIAVARRDGDLTDEAWAWSWDVVALWATRPALDEQDAAIARVRELLDAIDPSDRRLRAELLLALAHESQPWLVDVGRAAGEEALAIAVELDDPRLRCRALAVAHFHTFATDDPHHQRRVGEEMLAVASGAHLGDHVALAHLVLSAAAVGRGELDAAQGHLDAATATAGAGQLPVLALSVTVFAATLDLVHGRLDAARRAFDELSARITASGDPNGRVIRTWIRTTVAAVAGDCSVVLDELEAVAAAGGAGYVAVLRVLAHLDAGREADARALWPLPPYPREATWLLETAFQCLAACRLGDVEVVRRTRDELRPWAGQLVRTGNGQLVLGPVDLVLARAATALGEDPRPHAEAAAALARRLAAPQWLAAARA